A region of Thermovibrio ammonificans HB-1 DNA encodes the following proteins:
- a CDS encoding FecCD family ABC transporter permease, translating into MQVVFLVLVNFALAGLFLFYRLPSEAVLVSLRLPQLFVAFSYGGVLAVSGAVFQGALRNPLADGYTLGVASGAALGASLSLLFHLPVELGALVGGLFSVFLLVLGYSLFKDALALLLFGVGLSAMLSAFLLIVYALMPAYTLQDAVLFMLGYMPPFSLKEALLLLGAAVAATLFTFTRWRSVDLLSLGDELAYFSGVNPRSERILLVTASSAALALFVAKCGVVGFLGLIVPHLLRFLGFRVSKELIPLSFLAGGGLFVTSAFGARELLYPTLLPVGVLTTLFGVPVFLFILWRFKGAGG; encoded by the coding sequence TTGCAGGTAGTCTTTCTTGTTTTGGTTAACTTTGCTCTTGCCGGCCTGTTCCTCTTTTACCGCCTTCCCTCCGAGGCGGTTCTGGTGTCCCTTAGGCTGCCTCAGCTGTTTGTTGCTTTCTCCTACGGGGGAGTGCTGGCCGTTTCCGGAGCGGTTTTCCAAGGGGCCCTGAGGAACCCCCTTGCAGACGGCTACACCCTCGGAGTGGCCTCCGGTGCCGCTCTCGGTGCTTCTCTTTCTCTTCTGTTTCACCTCCCGGTAGAGCTTGGAGCTCTGGTAGGCGGCCTCTTTTCGGTTTTTCTGTTGGTGCTCGGCTACTCACTGTTTAAAGACGCCCTTGCCCTTTTACTTTTCGGGGTGGGGTTGAGCGCCATGTTGTCGGCGTTCCTCCTTATTGTTTACGCCCTTATGCCGGCCTACACTCTGCAGGACGCCGTTCTCTTTATGCTGGGATACATGCCCCCCTTCTCTTTGAAGGAGGCGCTGCTGCTTTTAGGGGCGGCGGTTGCTGCTACTCTTTTTACCTTTACGAGGTGGCGGAGCGTAGACCTTCTGAGCTTAGGAGATGAGCTGGCCTACTTTAGCGGCGTAAACCCGCGGAGTGAGCGGATTTTGCTGGTGACCGCTTCCTCGGCGGCGCTTGCCCTCTTTGTTGCCAAGTGCGGGGTGGTGGGGTTCTTGGGGCTTATAGTTCCCCACCTTCTGCGTTTTCTGGGGTTTAGGGTTTCTAAGGAGTTGATTCCCCTCTCTTTCCTTGCAGGGGGAGGTCTGTTTGTTACGTCTGCCTTTGGAGCCAGGGAGCTCCTCTACCCGACGTTGCTGCCTGTGGGGGTTCTCACTACTCTTTTCGGGGTTCCCGTTTTCCTGTTTATTCTCTGGAGGTTTAAGGGTGCTGGAGGTTAG
- a CDS encoding aminotransferase class I/II-fold pyridoxal phosphate-dependent enzyme, whose product MSRFQFARIDRLPPYVFAVVNDLKMKLRRAGEDIVDLGMGNPDLPTPKHIVDKLCEAAQNPKNHRYSQTKGLYKLREALALWYNRKYSVELDPETEVITTIGSKEGLAHLALTLINPGDVAIVPTPAYPIHPYSIIIAGGDVRSVPLLDEEDHFNEELFLERIIKAYKESWPRPKVLILNFPHNPTTATVSLSFFEKVVDFARENNLIVIQDIAYAEIAFDGYVPPSILQVKGAKDVAVEFYSLSKTYSMAGWRVGFAAGNKEIIHALYRMKSYLDYGMFQPIQIAAIIALKGDQSCVEEYRKIYESRRNTLVEGLNRIGWHVEKPKATMFVWAKIPEKFQSMGSLEFAKMLLLDGKVAVSPGIGFGEYGDKYVRFALVENELRIKQAVRGIKRAFEKYGLRNIKV is encoded by the coding sequence ATGTCCAGGTTTCAGTTCGCCCGCATAGACAGGCTCCCCCCTTACGTTTTCGCCGTTGTCAACGACCTTAAGATGAAGCTGAGGCGGGCTGGGGAGGATATCGTAGACCTTGGAATGGGAAATCCCGACCTACCCACTCCCAAACACATAGTAGACAAACTGTGCGAGGCGGCACAGAACCCGAAGAACCACAGATACTCCCAAACGAAAGGACTCTACAAACTAAGGGAAGCCCTTGCCCTGTGGTACAACAGGAAATACAGCGTTGAACTGGACCCGGAAACGGAGGTGATAACAACAATAGGCTCCAAAGAGGGGCTTGCCCACCTGGCGCTGACGCTCATAAACCCGGGCGACGTTGCAATCGTTCCCACACCGGCCTACCCAATACACCCCTACTCAATTATCATAGCCGGCGGAGACGTCAGGAGCGTTCCGCTCCTCGACGAGGAAGACCACTTCAACGAAGAGCTCTTCTTAGAAAGAATAATAAAGGCTTACAAGGAGAGCTGGCCCAGGCCGAAAGTTCTAATTCTCAACTTTCCCCACAACCCCACAACGGCAACAGTGAGCCTCTCCTTCTTCGAGAAGGTTGTAGACTTTGCAAGGGAGAACAACCTGATAGTGATTCAGGATATAGCCTACGCAGAAATCGCATTCGACGGATACGTTCCCCCCAGCATCCTGCAGGTTAAAGGCGCAAAGGACGTAGCCGTAGAGTTCTACTCCCTCTCAAAAACCTACTCCATGGCCGGCTGGAGGGTCGGCTTTGCGGCCGGCAACAAGGAGATTATTCACGCCCTTTACAGGATGAAGAGCTACCTGGACTACGGAATGTTTCAGCCCATTCAGATAGCGGCAATAATCGCCCTGAAAGGGGATCAGTCGTGCGTTGAAGAGTACAGGAAAATTTACGAAAGTAGGCGCAACACGCTGGTTGAGGGGTTAAACAGAATAGGGTGGCACGTTGAAAAGCCCAAGGCTACTATGTTCGTTTGGGCTAAAATTCCCGAGAAGTTCCAGTCTATGGGCTCACTGGAGTTTGCGAAGATGCTGCTGCTGGACGGAAAAGTTGCGGTGTCTCCCGGAATAGGGTTCGGAGAGTACGGAGATAAGTACGTAAGGTTCGCCCTGGTGGAGAATGAGCTCCGTATAAAACAGGCCGTTAGAGGTATAAAGCGGGCCTTTGAGAAGTACGGCCTGAGAAACATCAAGGTTTGA
- a CDS encoding helical backbone metal receptor produces MIRLLLFVFLLVSVAASAAERVVSLSPALTETLFFVGAGKELVGVTRYCTVPQCKGLKRVGGIVDPNVEVILSLKPTLVVATTLTPERYLDFLKSRGVKVERFRLVTLKDVEFAVERLGNLLGGNGSQKRAEFEAELRAAVLKLGCLSGKRVVLLLGKRVAYVAGSRSYLGEALELAGAKVYPDAAFEAVSWDYLCSLSPDVVVLLSEVSLPACLKKVRTVNALPLKDLLLHPSPVFIRGLETLGREVCR; encoded by the coding sequence GTGATTCGGCTTTTACTCTTTGTTTTTCTGTTGGTTTCGGTTGCTGCGTCGGCCGCCGAGAGGGTCGTTTCCCTTTCTCCTGCCCTTACCGAAACCCTCTTCTTTGTAGGTGCGGGGAAGGAGCTTGTTGGTGTTACCCGCTACTGTACTGTGCCCCAGTGCAAGGGGCTGAAACGGGTAGGGGGAATTGTGGACCCGAACGTTGAGGTCATACTCTCCCTTAAGCCCACCCTTGTTGTTGCCACCACCCTTACCCCCGAGCGCTACCTGGACTTTTTAAAGAGCAGGGGCGTGAAGGTAGAGCGTTTCAGGCTTGTTACCCTTAAAGACGTTGAGTTTGCCGTTGAGAGGCTCGGCAATCTTTTAGGGGGAAACGGTTCTCAAAAGAGGGCGGAGTTTGAGGCCGAGCTGAGGGCGGCGGTTCTGAAGCTCGGGTGCCTTTCCGGGAAGCGGGTGGTTCTGCTTTTGGGAAAAAGGGTGGCTTACGTTGCAGGGAGCAGAAGTTACTTAGGGGAGGCCTTAGAGCTTGCCGGAGCTAAGGTTTACCCCGATGCTGCCTTTGAGGCCGTTTCTTGGGACTACCTGTGCAGCCTCTCTCCCGACGTTGTTGTCCTCCTTTCCGAGGTTTCGCTTCCGGCCTGTTTGAAAAAGGTTAGAACGGTTAACGCTCTTCCCCTGAAAGACCTGCTCCTTCACCCCAGCCCCGTTTTCATCAGGGGCCTTGAGACCCTGGGGAGGGAAGTTTGCAGGTAG